One Bacillus solimangrovi genomic window carries:
- the aroH gene encoding chorismate mutase: protein MIRGVRGATTVELNDADEMIQSTAELLSEMIKRNNINAEQVAHVFISVTNDLDATFPAKALRTFSDWTYVPVMCMQEIPVTNALSKCIRVMMSVNTDLSQKEVEHVYLREAVKLRPDLSLTNKEQ from the coding sequence TTGATTAGGGGAGTTCGTGGAGCAACGACGGTTGAGTTAAATGATGCTGATGAAATGATACAATCAACAGCAGAATTATTATCAGAAATGATCAAACGAAATAATATAAATGCAGAGCAAGTTGCTCATGTGTTTATTTCAGTAACAAATGACTTGGATGCGACCTTTCCTGCAAAAGCACTTCGTACATTTTCAGATTGGACATATGTACCTGTCATGTGTATGCAAGAGATTCCTGTAACAAATGCGCTTTCCAAATGTATACGTGTTATGATGAGTGTGAATACAGATCTGTCACAAAAAGAAGTAGAACATGTTTATCTAAGAGAGGCTGTTAAGTTACGTCCTGATTTATCATTGACAAACAAGGAACAATGA
- the aroB gene encoding 3-dehydroquinate synthase yields the protein MEKLQIETTSKSYEVLIGSGLHTNVAHYVQKLGKFSSVFVISDEAVAPLYLENVKQSVSPIGTVHTCVVPKGETAKSFDTYYYCQTKMLEVGCDRNTLVLALGGGAVGDLAGFVAATYMRGVPFVQMPTTLLAHDSSVGGKTAINHPLGKNMIGAFYQPEAVLYDIDLLNSLPESEWRSGFAEVIKHALIWDEPFYKWLKENISSLQDLRKEKLTYALKKGISVKAAVVKEDERELGIRAYLNFGHTLAHAIEALAGYGKVTHGDAVAIGMLFAIRVSEAYYEKDLGYESFAKWFAQYGYPTYPTNYDSETLMSYMKKDKKAQFGNLRMVLMKEIGAVETVQLSDEFVLERLNEVFGGGKID from the coding sequence ATGGAAAAATTACAGATTGAAACAACTTCTAAATCGTATGAAGTGCTGATTGGGAGTGGACTGCATACGAATGTGGCGCATTATGTTCAAAAACTTGGAAAGTTTTCTTCGGTTTTTGTCATCTCAGATGAAGCTGTTGCACCGTTATATTTAGAGAACGTAAAACAAAGCGTCTCACCGATTGGTACAGTTCACACTTGTGTCGTACCGAAAGGAGAAACTGCAAAATCATTTGACACGTATTATTATTGTCAGACTAAGATGCTTGAAGTAGGTTGTGATCGTAATACACTTGTGCTTGCACTTGGTGGTGGTGCTGTCGGTGATTTAGCAGGATTTGTAGCGGCTACATATATGAGGGGTGTGCCGTTTGTTCAAATGCCAACGACATTATTAGCCCATGACAGTAGTGTCGGCGGGAAAACAGCAATAAACCACCCGTTAGGGAAAAATATGATTGGAGCATTCTATCAGCCAGAAGCTGTGCTGTACGATATTGATTTATTGAACAGCTTACCAGAATCAGAATGGCGATCTGGTTTTGCAGAAGTGATTAAACACGCTCTTATTTGGGATGAACCTTTTTATAAATGGTTGAAAGAGAATATATCTTCATTACAAGACCTGCGTAAAGAAAAGTTAACGTATGCGTTGAAAAAAGGGATATCTGTAAAAGCAGCTGTTGTGAAAGAAGATGAACGTGAATTAGGAATAAGAGCGTATTTGAATTTCGGGCATACGCTCGCACATGCAATTGAAGCACTAGCAGGGTATGGTAAAGTAACACATGGAGATGCAGTTGCTATCGGGATGTTGTTTGCGATTCGTGTAAGTGAAGCTTATTATGAAAAGGATCTTGGCTATGAATCATTTGCGAAGTGGTTTGCACAATATGGGTATCCAACTTATCCAACAAATTATGATAGTGAAACATTAATGAGTTATATGAAAAAGGACAAAAAAGCTCAGTTTGGAAACCTTCGAATGGTACTGATGAAGGAAATTGGTGCTGTCGAAACTGTCCAGCTTTCTGATGAATTTGTATTAGAAAGACTCAATGAAGTTTTTGGAGGTGGCAAAATTGATTAG
- the aroC gene encoding chorismate synthase has product MRYLTAGESHGPQLTTILEGIPAQLSLSAEDINTDLLRRQKGHGRGRRMQIETDTVEILSGVRHGKTLGSPITLVVENNDWKHWTKVMGIEPLTDTDESDIKRQITRPRPGHADLVGGFKYGHRDLRNVLERSSARETTVRVAAGAVARKFLSELGIKVAGHVLEIGGIRAENVAYENIEDIKDRTEASSVRCLDKDAEEKMKKAIDDAKENGDSIGGIVEVIVEGVPAGLGSYVQYDRKLDAKIAAAIVSINAFKGVEFGIGFDAARRFGSEVHDEILWSEEEGYTRRTNNLGGFEGGMTTGMPIVVRGVMKPIPTLYKPLKSVDIDTKETFEASIERSDSCAVPAASVVAEAVVAWEIANAIIEQFGHDRMDVIKERIEQASEDARKF; this is encoded by the coding sequence GTGAGATATTTAACAGCAGGGGAATCACATGGACCACAATTAACAACAATTTTAGAAGGAATTCCAGCACAACTTTCTCTTAGTGCGGAAGATATTAATACAGATTTGTTACGACGTCAGAAAGGGCATGGTCGTGGACGACGTATGCAAATTGAAACTGATACAGTTGAAATTTTAAGTGGTGTTCGACATGGTAAGACGTTAGGGTCACCGATTACACTCGTAGTCGAGAATAACGATTGGAAACATTGGACGAAAGTAATGGGCATCGAACCACTTACTGATACAGATGAATCAGATATAAAACGTCAAATCACTCGCCCACGTCCAGGACACGCTGATTTAGTTGGTGGCTTTAAATATGGTCACCGCGATCTTAGAAATGTTTTAGAACGTTCTAGTGCACGTGAGACGACTGTACGTGTTGCAGCTGGTGCTGTTGCAAGGAAGTTCTTAAGTGAACTCGGCATTAAGGTAGCTGGGCACGTGTTAGAAATCGGTGGCATTCGTGCTGAAAATGTAGCATATGAAAATATAGAAGACATTAAAGACCGTACTGAAGCATCATCTGTTCGTTGTTTAGATAAGGATGCAGAAGAGAAGATGAAAAAAGCAATCGACGATGCCAAAGAGAATGGCGATTCGATTGGTGGAATCGTAGAAGTTATCGTAGAAGGTGTTCCTGCAGGGTTAGGAAGTTATGTTCAATATGATCGTAAGCTTGATGCAAAAATTGCAGCTGCAATTGTAAGTATTAATGCATTTAAAGGTGTCGAATTTGGGATAGGATTTGATGCAGCTCGTCGTTTCGGAAGTGAAGTACATGATGAAATTTTATGGAGCGAAGAAGAAGGGTATACACGTCGTACAAACAATCTTGGTGGGTTTGAAGGTGGTATGACGACAGGAATGCCAATCGTAGTTCGTGGTGTAATGAAACCAATCCCAACATTGTATAAACCGTTGAAGAGTGTAGATATTGATACGAAAGAGACTTTTGAAGCAAGTATCGAACGTTCTGACAGTTGTGCAGTACCAGCAGCTAGTGTCGTTGCAGAAGCTGTAGTTGCGTGGGAAATTGCTAATGCGATTATTGAACAATTTGGTCATGATCGTATGGACGTTATTAAAGAACGTATTGAGCAGGCAAGTGAAGATGCAAGGAAGTTTTAA
- a CDS encoding CheR family methyltransferase: protein MGNDYETFVKNIHKKTGVDLSLYKEAQMKRRLTSLYEKKGYNNFDSYFRAIASERDVLEEFLDRMTINVSEFYRNYKRWDILEKKILPKLLGNNRTLKIWSAACSTGEEPYTIAMILSNYLPLSQVKITATDLDKTVIERAKRAVYPERSLQEIPESMKRKYFKQEGSLFSLSDEIKRTVTFKQHNLLADSFESNYDLIVCRNVLIYFTEEAKDLLYHKFSKALRPNGIFFVGSTEQIFNPPKYGFETEDTFFYRKV from the coding sequence ATGGGAAATGATTATGAAACGTTTGTCAAGAATATCCATAAAAAAACTGGAGTGGACTTGTCATTATATAAAGAAGCACAAATGAAGCGACGGCTTACATCTCTTTATGAAAAGAAGGGTTACAATAATTTTGATTCATATTTTCGCGCAATAGCGAGTGAACGAGATGTACTTGAAGAATTTCTCGACCGTATGACGATTAATGTATCCGAATTCTATCGTAATTATAAGCGATGGGATATACTTGAAAAGAAGATTTTACCGAAGTTACTTGGAAACAACCGTACGTTAAAAATATGGAGTGCTGCTTGTTCGACAGGTGAAGAGCCTTATACAATTGCTATGATCCTGTCAAATTATTTACCGCTTTCACAGGTGAAAATAACTGCTACAGACTTAGATAAAACAGTAATTGAAAGAGCGAAGAGGGCTGTTTATCCTGAACGTTCATTACAAGAAATCCCAGAAAGTATGAAGCGTAAATATTTTAAACAAGAAGGATCACTTTTTTCATTGAGTGATGAAATAAAAAGAACAGTGACATTTAAACAGCATAATTTACTAGCTGATTCATTTGAAAGTAATTATGACTTAATTGTTTGTAGAAATGTATTAATTTATTTTACAGAAGAAGCAAAAGATCTATTATATCACAAATTTAGTAAAGCCCTTCGACCAAATGGAATCTTTTTCGTTGGAAGTACAGAACAAATTTTCAACCCACCAAAATATGGATTTGAAACGGAAGATACGTTTTTTTATCGAAAAGTTTAA
- the ndk gene encoding nucleoside-diphosphate kinase yields MEKTFLMVKPDGVQRNLIGEIVSRFERKGFQLAGAKLMTISQALAEEHYGEHKERPFFGELTDFITSGPVFAMVWQGEGVIATARQMMGATNPADAAPGTIRGDFGLTVGKNVIHGSDSPGSAEREIGLFFEENELNTYNKQMDTWVY; encoded by the coding sequence ATGGAAAAGACGTTTCTAATGGTTAAGCCTGACGGAGTTCAACGTAATCTTATTGGGGAAATTGTTTCTCGATTTGAAAGAAAGGGCTTTCAACTTGCTGGTGCAAAATTAATGACGATTTCTCAAGCTCTAGCTGAAGAGCATTATGGTGAACATAAAGAACGACCTTTCTTCGGAGAGTTAACTGACTTTATTACATCTGGTCCAGTTTTTGCTATGGTATGGCAAGGAGAAGGTGTTATTGCTACAGCACGTCAAATGATGGGTGCTACAAACCCAGCAGACGCTGCTCCAGGTACAATTCGTGGTGATTTCGGTCTAACGGTAGGCAAAAACGTTATTCACGGCTCAGATTCCCCAGGAAGTGCAGAACGTGAAATTGGTTTATTCTTCGAAGAGAATGAACTTAACACATATAATAAACAAATGGATACATGGGTCTACTAA
- the hepT gene encoding heptaprenyl diphosphate synthase component II: protein MKLKLMYNFLQSDLDIIEQELEDTIASEHPLLQQASMHLLKAGGKRIRPVFVLLAGKFGNYDIDVMKRVAVCLELIHMASLVHDDVIDDAELRRGKKTIKAKWDNRVAMYTGDYIFARSLELLTMIEKPDAHQILSKSLVEVCVGEIDQIQDKFNWDQNLRTYLRRIKRKTALLIAVSCQIGAVASDATEDIHKQLYKFGYYIGMSYQIIDDILDFIGTEEEIGKPAGSDLMQGNITLPVLYAMRDEQLKQKIKTISEENRKEILSLVIESGGIEYSKEISDRYLEKALDVLNELPDGRARKALKGIAKYIGKRKF from the coding sequence ATGAAGTTAAAATTGATGTATAACTTCCTACAATCAGATTTAGATATTATTGAACAAGAATTAGAAGATACAATTGCTTCTGAACATCCTCTTCTTCAGCAGGCATCGATGCATCTTCTTAAAGCAGGCGGAAAGCGAATTCGGCCTGTATTTGTCTTGCTAGCAGGAAAGTTCGGTAATTATGACATTGATGTGATGAAGCGAGTTGCTGTCTGTTTGGAGCTTATTCACATGGCATCCCTCGTTCATGATGATGTTATTGATGATGCTGAACTTCGTCGTGGTAAAAAAACGATCAAAGCAAAGTGGGATAATCGTGTTGCAATGTACACTGGTGATTACATATTCGCTCGCTCACTTGAATTGTTAACAATGATAGAAAAACCAGACGCACATCAGATTTTATCTAAGTCTTTAGTTGAAGTTTGTGTTGGTGAAATTGATCAAATTCAAGATAAGTTCAACTGGGATCAAAATCTTAGAACGTATTTACGTCGAATTAAACGGAAGACAGCTTTGCTTATTGCAGTGAGTTGTCAGATTGGAGCAGTTGCATCAGACGCAACTGAAGATATACATAAACAACTTTATAAGTTCGGTTATTATATAGGAATGTCCTATCAGATTATTGATGATATTCTTGATTTTATCGGAACAGAGGAAGAAATCGGTAAACCAGCTGGAAGCGACCTTATGCAAGGTAATATTACGTTACCGGTATTATATGCAATGCGTGACGAGCAATTGAAGCAAAAGATAAAAACGATTTCAGAAGAGAACCGTAAAGAAATTTTATCCTTAGTTATTGAATCAGGTGGTATTGAATATTCAAAAGAAATAAGTGATCGTTATCTTGAAAAAGCACTTGATGTATTAAATGAACTCCCAGATGGTCGTGCTCGTAAGGCATTAAAGGGTATTGCGAAATATATAGGCAAGCGGAAATTTTAA
- the menG gene encoding demethylmenaquinone methyltransferase: MGRSKEERVHNVFESISGKYDMMNSVISFQRHKSWRKDTMKRMNVQQGNHALDLCCGTADWTISLAEAVGANGQVTGLDFSKNMLKVGEEKVAEQGLTQVKLFHGNAMDLPFEDNSFDFVTIGFGLRNVPDYMQVLKEMHRVLKPGGKAVCLETSQPTALGFKQGYYFYFRFIMPMLGKVLAKSYDEYAWLHESAKDFPDQKKLKEMFLKAGFDSVDVKSYTGGVAAMHMGYKK, translated from the coding sequence ATGGGGCGCTCCAAAGAAGAACGCGTGCATAATGTGTTTGAAAGTATTTCAGGAAAATACGATATGATGAACTCAGTCATTAGTTTTCAAAGACACAAATCATGGCGCAAAGATACAATGAAACGGATGAATGTACAACAGGGTAATCATGCACTCGATCTTTGCTGTGGAACAGCTGATTGGACGATATCACTTGCAGAGGCTGTAGGTGCGAATGGACAAGTAACTGGATTAGATTTCAGTAAGAACATGCTTAAGGTTGGCGAAGAGAAAGTTGCAGAACAAGGGTTAACTCAAGTGAAATTGTTTCATGGTAATGCAATGGACTTACCTTTTGAGGATAACTCATTTGATTTTGTAACAATAGGGTTTGGTTTGCGTAATGTACCTGACTATATGCAAGTTCTAAAAGAAATGCACCGTGTTCTTAAACCAGGAGGCAAGGCAGTTTGTTTAGAAACTAGTCAACCGACAGCACTTGGGTTCAAACAGGGTTATTATTTCTATTTTCGATTTATCATGCCGATGCTTGGCAAAGTATTAGCAAAGAGTTATGATGAATATGCTTGGTTACATGAATCAGCAAAAGACTTTCCAGATCAAAAGAAATTAAAGGAAATGTTTCTTAAGGCGGGTTTTGACAGCGTTGATGTGAAAAGTTATACGGGTGGAGTAGCCGCTATGCATATGGGTTATAAAAAATAG
- a CDS encoding heptaprenyl diphosphate synthase component 1 codes for MNNSYNDIEQIKTTIETQLKHPYLMKFIEQPVIDNDKLMLLHEVLDDTKSSVAMKRDYMVSTMLVQVALDTHEQVLTSSLHNNDEAMKSRQLTVLAGVYYSTLYYHLLAKIGDVPMIRNLAKGIREINEHKISVYQKDSGGIENLINSIREIESSLIQKTADFLKVPHIKKLAAEMCLYKRLKSERELFIKQRFSILFDAIKKEVVNGESSIARNIDEQRKHLLNICDYYIEQTQLQIEKQLEQFGFSEVLRTRINEMLFHYQYVKEKVVEEG; via the coding sequence ATGAACAACAGCTACAATGATATCGAACAAATCAAAACTACGATAGAAACGCAATTGAAGCATCCATACTTAATGAAGTTTATTGAACAGCCGGTTATTGATAATGATAAACTCATGCTTCTACATGAAGTGTTAGATGATACAAAGTCTTCTGTTGCAATGAAAAGAGATTATATGGTCTCAACAATGTTAGTTCAAGTTGCACTAGACACACATGAGCAGGTGTTGACATCATCGCTACATAATAATGATGAAGCGATGAAGAGCCGTCAATTAACAGTTTTGGCTGGAGTTTATTATAGTACATTGTACTATCATCTTTTAGCTAAAATAGGTGACGTACCAATGATTCGCAATTTAGCAAAAGGGATTCGTGAAATTAACGAACACAAAATTTCTGTGTACCAAAAAGATTCAGGTGGTATTGAGAATCTAATCAATAGCATTCGTGAAATTGAATCATCATTGATTCAAAAGACTGCTGATTTTCTTAAAGTACCTCATATTAAAAAACTCGCAGCAGAAATGTGTTTATACAAACGTTTAAAGTCTGAACGTGAGTTATTTATAAAACAACGTTTCTCCATATTGTTTGATGCTATAAAAAAAGAAGTAGTTAATGGTGAAAGTTCCATTGCTCGAAATATCGATGAGCAACGAAAGCATCTGCTAAATATTTGCGATTATTATATAGAGCAGACTCAATTGCAAATTGAAAAACAACTCGAACAGTTCGGCTTTAGTGAAGTATTAAGAACGCGAATTAATGAAATGTTATTTCATTATCAATATGTGAAGGAAAAAGTTGTTGAAGAAGGGTGA
- the mtrB gene encoding trp RNA-binding attenuation protein MtrB, translated as MTQPSKDSNDFFVIKAKEDGVNVIGLTRGADTRFFHSEKLDKGEIMIAQFTEHTSAVKIRGKALIQTAHGEMETD; from the coding sequence ATGACACAACCTTCAAAAGATAGTAACGATTTTTTTGTGATTAAAGCTAAGGAAGACGGAGTGAATGTAATTGGTCTTACACGCGGAGCAGACACGCGTTTTTTTCATTCTGAAAAGTTGGATAAAGGCGAGATTATGATTGCTCAATTTACAGAGCATACTTCAGCTGTCAAGATTCGTGGTAAGGCATTGATTCAAACAGCTCACGGAGAAATGGAAACAGATTAA
- the folE gene encoding GTP cyclohydrolase I FolE translates to MSKVNHEQIEQAVRLILEAIGEDPNREGLLDTPKRVAKMYAEVFRGLNQDPKEYFATIFSEDHEELVLVKDIPFYSMCEHHLVPFFGTAHVAYIPKNGKVTGLSKLARAVESVAARPQLQERITSTVVDSIMETLEPHGAMVIVEAEHMCMTMRGVKKPGSKTVTSAVRGIFQNDDVARSEVLSLIRA, encoded by the coding sequence ATGTCAAAAGTCAATCATGAACAAATTGAACAAGCTGTGCGCTTGATTCTTGAAGCAATCGGAGAAGACCCTAATCGAGAAGGGCTATTAGATACACCTAAACGAGTCGCGAAAATGTATGCGGAAGTTTTTCGTGGTTTAAATCAAGATCCCAAAGAATATTTTGCAACGATTTTTAGTGAAGATCATGAAGAGCTTGTACTAGTTAAGGACATTCCATTCTATTCTATGTGTGAGCATCACCTTGTACCATTTTTCGGTACAGCTCATGTAGCATACATACCGAAAAACGGGAAAGTAACGGGATTAAGTAAGCTTGCACGTGCTGTAGAATCAGTAGCTGCAAGACCACAACTTCAAGAACGTATAACATCAACTGTTGTAGATTCAATTATGGAGACACTGGAACCTCATGGTGCGATGGTCATTGTTGAAGCTGAACATATGTGTATGACAATGCGTGGTGTGAAAAAACCAGGTTCGAAAACTGTTACTTCAGCAGTTAGGGGTATTTTCCAAAATGATGATGTAGCTCGTTCAGAAGTTTTATCACTTATTCGTGCGTAA
- a CDS encoding HU family DNA-binding protein, giving the protein MNKTELINAVAENSELSKKDATKAVDAVFESIMNALQEGDKVQLIGFGNFEVRERAARKGRNPQTGDEIEIPASKVPAFKPGKALKDAVK; this is encoded by the coding sequence ATGAACAAAACAGAATTAATCAATGCAGTAGCTGAAAATAGCGAACTTTCTAAAAAGGATGCGACAAAAGCTGTTGATGCTGTTTTTGAGTCTATTATGAACGCTCTTCAAGAGGGAGATAAAGTTCAATTAATTGGTTTTGGTAACTTTGAGGTACGCGAACGTGCAGCGCGTAAAGGGCGTAACCCACAAACTGGTGATGAAATCGAAATCCCAGCAAGTAAAGTTCCAGCATTCAAACCAGGGAAAGCTCTTAAAGATGCTGTGAAATAA